In one Massilia endophytica genomic region, the following are encoded:
- a CDS encoding methyl-accepting chemotaxis protein, which produces MKNLRIGMRLGLGFAVVLALLAVLTAAGVTRMQSASRMTEVLVTERVHNERLMAEWNKIIEVNAARAGAAILAADPAEQKAIEDSMGQSSKRATEIQDLLGKTLADERSRREHAAVLDARKAYIAVRKTVLKAKLDGNIEESRRLFQGDMEARKSTYLAALATLLKTQQDLLDEMATDIQSNYESGRNMLVALGICALAMGVLFAWWITRTITQPIHEAVRVAETVSAGDLTSEIPVGGKDETGQLMSALKNMNSNLVTIVGQVRSGTDTIATASSEIAAGNLDLSTRTEEQASSLQQTASSMEELTSTVRINADNARQAKHLAVDAADIASRGGSVVSEVVTTMGSINESSRKIVDIISVIDGIAFQTNILALNAAVEAARAGEQGRGFAVVASEVRNLAQRSASAAKEIKALIDDSVQKVEAGSTLVDRAGSTMGEIVQAISRVTEIMTQIADASEEQQMGIEQVNLAITQMDEVTQQNAALVEEAAAAAASMQDQSARLAEAVSLFRLDVAQIASGAGRAPRARPMLRSVPKTRQQEALEEF; this is translated from the coding sequence ATGAAAAACCTTCGAATTGGCATGCGTTTGGGCCTTGGCTTCGCAGTGGTGCTGGCCCTGCTCGCGGTGCTGACCGCGGCAGGCGTCACGCGGATGCAGAGCGCCAGCCGCATGACCGAAGTCCTTGTCACCGAGCGCGTTCACAACGAACGCCTGATGGCCGAGTGGAACAAGATCATCGAGGTGAATGCGGCGCGCGCCGGGGCCGCCATCCTCGCGGCCGACCCGGCGGAACAGAAGGCCATCGAGGACTCGATGGGGCAATCCTCGAAACGGGCGACTGAAATCCAGGACCTGCTGGGCAAGACGCTTGCGGACGAGCGCTCGCGCCGGGAGCATGCTGCCGTGCTGGATGCACGCAAAGCCTATATCGCGGTCCGCAAGACGGTGCTGAAGGCCAAGCTGGATGGGAATATCGAGGAAAGCCGCCGCCTGTTCCAGGGCGATATGGAAGCGCGCAAGAGTACCTACCTCGCTGCCCTCGCTACGCTGCTGAAAACCCAGCAGGACCTGCTCGACGAGATGGCCACGGATATCCAGAGCAACTATGAAAGTGGCCGCAACATGCTGGTGGCGCTTGGCATCTGCGCGCTGGCGATGGGCGTGCTGTTTGCATGGTGGATTACGCGCACAATCACGCAGCCGATCCATGAAGCTGTGCGGGTGGCTGAAACGGTTTCCGCGGGCGACCTGACGAGCGAGATTCCCGTCGGCGGCAAGGACGAAACGGGCCAGCTCATGTCCGCGCTGAAGAATATGAACAGCAACCTGGTGACCATCGTCGGCCAGGTGCGCAGCGGCACCGACACCATTGCCACTGCTTCCAGCGAGATCGCGGCGGGCAATCTTGACCTCTCCACGCGTACCGAAGAGCAGGCCAGCTCGCTGCAGCAGACGGCATCCTCGATGGAGGAGCTGACGTCGACGGTCCGAATCAACGCGGACAATGCCCGGCAGGCCAAGCACCTCGCGGTGGACGCGGCCGACATTGCGAGCCGTGGCGGCTCGGTGGTGTCCGAGGTGGTGACGACCATGGGCTCCATCAACGAGTCCTCGCGCAAGATCGTGGATATCATCTCCGTCATCGACGGTATCGCCTTCCAGACCAATATCCTGGCGCTGAATGCCGCTGTGGAGGCGGCGCGCGCGGGCGAGCAGGGGCGCGGCTTTGCCGTCGTCGCTTCCGAAGTGCGCAATCTTGCGCAACGCTCGGCGAGCGCTGCGAAGGAAATCAAGGCCCTCATCGACGACTCCGTGCAGAAGGTGGAGGCGGGCAGCACGCTGGTGGACAGGGCGGGCAGCACCATGGGCGAAATCGTCCAGGCCATCAGCCGCGTCACCGAGATCATGACCCAGATCGCGGATGCCAGCGAAGAGCAGCAGATGGGCATCGAGCAGGTGAACCTGGCGATTACGCAGATGGACGAAGTCACGCAGCAGAACGCGGCACTGGTGGAGGAAGCGGCTGCCGCCGCCGCCTCGATGCAGGACCAGTCGGCGCGGCTGGCGGAGGCGGTAAGCCTGTTCCGCCTGGACGTCGCGCAGATCGCATCCGGCGCCGGCCGCGCACCGCGCGCACGGCCCATGCTGCGCAGCGTGCCGAAAACGCGCCAGCAGGAAGCGCTGGAAGAATTCTGA